A stretch of DNA from Candidatus Deferrimicrobium sp.:
TGACCACCCGATCGTCCATGGTGAAGAGCTGACGCCCCGCGCGAGCGTTGGTCAGGTCGACGCCGGCAGAGATCTCCGATGGGCGCATCCCCGACAGCAGGGACGACGGACCCGAGAGGCGCACCTCCACCTCCCGCTCGGGCTTGTTCGTCATCGTCAACCCCTTCGGCACGTTGCGGATCTCCAGCGGGACGGTGAAGCTGACCAGCACCTTGCTCTCCCCCGTGACGAACCACCACGCCGCCACGGCCAGCACGAGGGCGAGGATCTTCAGCACGAGATTCTGGCTCGTGAGCCGCCGGAGGACGCGGAACAGGTCAGCCGCGCTCACTTTGGACCTCCTCCTTGCGGAACAGCAGCCCGAGTATGTCCCGCAGTTGCTGCACGGTTTCCGCGCGATTCGCCGACCGGTTCGAGAAGACCGTGACGTTCCCCGTCTCTTCGGAGACGACCACCGCCACCGCGTCCGTTTCAGAGGCCACGCCGAACGCCGCGCGATGCCGAGTGCCCATCCCGCGCGTCTCGATCGATTCGGGAGGGATGGGGAGGATGACCCCCGCCGCCGCGATCCGGTTGTTGCGGATGACCACCGCCCCGTCGTGCACTGGCGAGCTCGTGGCGAAGATCGAAACGGCCAGTTCGTGCGAGAAGAGCGCGTCGAGCTTTTTGCCGTGTTCGACGAGCTCCTCGAGCCCCATCTCCCGCTCCAGGAGCAGGATCGCGCCGATGCGCTCCGCCGCCAGCAGGAAGGCGCATTGGGCGATCTGATCCATCATGTGCGGATCGGAGACGCTCCCCCTCCCCCCGAAGAGCCGCCATTGCCCGATCTTGGCAAGCCCGCGGCGGATCTCGCTATGGAAGACGACCACGAGGACCACAAGCAGGTTTTCCAGGAAGTTCCCGACCAGCCACTGGAAGGTGACCATCCCGGCTTTCTTGGAGACGACGTACATC
This window harbors:
- the cdaA gene encoding diadenylate cyclase CdaA; translation: MVGGLLSIGVIDVLDILLVAFIIYWVLLFIRGTRAVQILFGLLFLMVMYVVSKKAGMVTFQWLVGNFLENLLVVLVVVFHSEIRRGLAKIGQWRLFGGRGSVSDPHMMDQIAQCAFLLAAERIGAILLLEREMGLEELVEHGKKLDALFSHELAVSIFATSSPVHDGAVVIRNNRIAAAGVILPIPPESIETRGMGTRHRAAFGVASETDAVAVVVSEETGNVTVFSNRSANRAETVQQLRDILGLLFRKEEVQSERG